From Chryseobacterium salivictor, a single genomic window includes:
- a CDS encoding LytR/AlgR family response regulator transcription factor → MKLNSIIVDDCEIDRLTVLSYAKKFPILNVIGVYSCAEHALKAIRENVIDVLFLDIDLPDLSGVELRKSAQEVPVCIFITSHSEFAVESFELDTLDFIVKPIKFDRFENAVKRVEEFMEIKLKANLFESSLGSDVIYIKEGHEQTKVKLHDIFYIEALGDYSLIITSQKRHCVLSSIGNLLKEVDFQSFVRIHRSFAVQRQFVQKINMHEIILNNEAVIPVGRSFKDNLNLLI, encoded by the coding sequence TTGAAACTCAACTCCATCATTGTCGATGATTGCGAGATTGACCGGTTGACGGTATTATCTTACGCCAAAAAATTCCCTATTCTTAATGTAATCGGAGTTTATTCTTGTGCTGAACATGCATTAAAAGCAATCAGGGAAAATGTAATTGATGTATTGTTTTTAGATATCGATCTTCCGGATTTATCAGGTGTCGAACTTCGGAAAAGTGCTCAGGAAGTTCCGGTATGTATTTTCATTACTTCCCATTCAGAATTTGCTGTAGAAAGTTTCGAGCTGGATACTTTAGACTTCATTGTAAAACCCATTAAATTTGACCGTTTCGAGAATGCCGTCAAACGGGTTGAAGAATTTATGGAGATTAAACTAAAAGCCAATTTGTTTGAATCAAGTTTAGGCAGCGATGTGATTTATATTAAAGAAGGTCATGAACAAACGAAAGTGAAACTTCACGACATTTTCTACATCGAAGCCCTCGGAGATTACTCTCTGATTATTACTTCACAGAAAAGACACTGTGTTTTATCAAGTATCGGCAATCTTTTAAAAGAGGTTGATTTTCAGTCATTTGTTAGGATTCACCGTAGTTTTGCAGTGCAGAGACAATTTGTTCAGAAGATCAATATGCACGAAATTATTTTGAACAATGAAGCTGTTATTCCCGTTGGAAGAAGTTTTAAAGACAACCTGAATCTGTTGATATAG
- a CDS encoding DUF3037 domain-containing protein — protein MQEVKIYEYAVIRLVPKVEREEFFNIGLIMFSKKEKYIRFEFHLCTEKFRSMKSKIDFEDIFKNLENFKHVAGGEKEGGPIALLDIPERFRWLTAVRSSVIQTSRPHPGKTEDLDGTFERLFEELVK, from the coding sequence ATGCAAGAGGTTAAAATTTACGAATACGCGGTCATTCGGCTCGTACCGAAAGTTGAAAGAGAAGAATTTTTCAACATCGGCCTGATTATGTTTTCGAAAAAAGAAAAATACATCCGTTTTGAATTTCACCTTTGTACAGAAAAGTTTCGGTCTATGAAAAGCAAAATCGATTTTGAAGATATTTTTAAAAATTTAGAAAATTTCAAACACGTTGCAGGCGGAGAAAAAGAAGGCGGCCCGATCGCTTTACTCGACATTCCTGAAAGATTCCGGTGGTTAACGGCAGTTAGAAGCTCTGTGATCCAAACCTCGCGACCGCATCCCGGGAAAACTGAGGATTTAGATGGAACTTTTGAGCGACTGTTTGAAGAATTGGTGAAATAA
- a CDS encoding ATP-dependent helicase: protein MEYLKGLNEAQYEAVTTLEGPLMVLAGAGSGKTRVLTMRIAHLITNLVDPFNILSLTFTNKAAKEMKERIAKVVGQSEAKSLWMGTFHSVFARILRSEAHYIGYPSNFTIYDSQDSLNVIRKVLKDLKIDSDLYKPKKVQARISSYKNNLITVKAYLNNPELIEADEKANMKSIGVIYQKYVEACFKNGAMDFDDLLLRTNELLTRFPEVLAKYQDRFRYILVDEYQDTNHSQYLIVKALASKFENICVVGDDAQSIYSFRGANIYNILNFKKDYPDAVTVSLEQNYRSTQNIVNAANVVISKNLQQFKKNVFSDNEEGEKIKVYRSLSDADEANFVASNIWQQHNSEQKKFTDFAILYRTNSQTRAFEDALRRKNIPYKVFGGLSFYQRKEVKDLVAYLRILINENDSEALSRIINYPVRGIGETTQNKLIVFADSQNISVSQVLDNLGFYAPNLKLNNGILTKLSDFWSMIKAFQVMLKTENAYNVAMEVAKRTGLIKFLKDDQTPEGISRVENIQELMNSMQGFIEEQQQIEDGDPSLSSFLENIALSADTQTDKNEEGDQVSLMTIHLSKGLEFPVVHVVGLEENLFPSFMSSSTREELEEERRLFYVALTRAEKEVFFTYAVSRFQWGKITSAEPSRFLSEVDEQYLEFVNPATESRFMNNSGLKSNIFDDEPAEPRFFKKKEPKKTIERNEPLPVPQNLKPVATARIINPSGNSSQDIEVGDRVRHDRFGVGEVIFLDGTDAQNIKAKVKFQHEGEKNLILKFAKLTKI from the coding sequence ATGGAGTATTTAAAAGGACTGAATGAAGCGCAATATGAAGCCGTAACTACCCTGGAAGGACCGTTGATGGTTCTCGCCGGAGCCGGATCCGGTAAAACGCGCGTGCTTACGATGCGTATCGCTCATTTGATTACCAATCTGGTGGATCCTTTTAATATTTTGTCCTTAACTTTTACCAATAAAGCGGCAAAAGAAATGAAGGAAAGGATCGCAAAAGTAGTCGGTCAAAGTGAAGCGAAATCCCTTTGGATGGGGACTTTTCACTCCGTCTTTGCGCGGATTTTGAGGTCAGAAGCCCATTATATTGGTTATCCATCAAACTTTACCATCTATGATTCTCAGGATTCTTTGAATGTCATTCGAAAAGTGTTGAAAGACCTTAAAATCGATTCCGATTTATACAAACCTAAAAAAGTTCAGGCGAGAATTTCTTCTTATAAAAATAATCTGATCACCGTAAAAGCCTATCTCAATAACCCGGAGCTTATTGAAGCCGACGAAAAAGCCAATATGAAAAGTATCGGCGTGATTTATCAGAAATATGTCGAGGCTTGTTTCAAAAACGGGGCGATGGATTTCGATGATTTACTCTTAAGAACCAATGAATTGTTAACGAGATTTCCAGAAGTTTTAGCGAAATATCAGGACCGGTTCCGTTACATTTTGGTTGATGAGTACCAGGATACCAACCATTCACAGTATTTAATTGTGAAAGCTTTAGCTTCTAAATTTGAAAATATTTGCGTCGTAGGAGACGATGCACAGTCCATTTATTCTTTCCGTGGGGCGAATATTTACAACATCTTAAACTTTAAAAAAGATTATCCGGATGCGGTGACCGTTTCGCTGGAACAGAATTACCGCTCCACCCAAAATATCGTCAATGCCGCAAATGTGGTGATTTCTAAAAACCTGCAGCAGTTTAAGAAAAACGTATTTAGTGATAATGAAGAGGGTGAAAAAATTAAAGTGTACCGTTCACTTTCAGATGCGGATGAAGCCAATTTTGTTGCTTCTAATATTTGGCAACAGCATAATTCTGAACAGAAAAAATTTACTGATTTTGCGATTTTATACCGCACCAATTCTCAGACGCGGGCCTTCGAAGATGCGTTGAGAAGAAAGAATATTCCGTATAAGGTTTTCGGCGGATTGTCCTTTTACCAGAGAAAAGAAGTGAAAGATTTAGTAGCGTATCTACGGATTTTAATTAATGAAAATGATTCCGAAGCGCTTTCCAGAATTATCAATTATCCGGTCCGTGGAATTGGAGAAACTACGCAAAACAAATTAATCGTCTTTGCTGATTCTCAAAATATTTCGGTCTCGCAGGTTTTGGATAATCTGGGGTTTTATGCGCCTAACTTGAAATTAAATAATGGAATTTTAACAAAGCTTTCTGATTTTTGGTCGATGATTAAAGCATTTCAGGTCATGTTGAAAACCGAAAACGCATACAACGTCGCTATGGAAGTTGCGAAAAGAACGGGCCTTATCAAGTTTTTAAAAGACGATCAAACTCCCGAGGGAATTTCCCGGGTAGAAAATATTCAGGAACTGATGAACTCGATGCAGGGTTTTATCGAAGAGCAGCAACAGATAGAAGATGGTGATCCGTCGCTTTCCAGTTTCCTCGAAAATATCGCTCTTTCAGCAGATACGCAAACCGACAAAAATGAAGAGGGCGACCAGGTTTCACTAATGACGATTCACCTTTCAAAAGGTTTGGAGTTTCCGGTGGTTCACGTGGTTGGATTAGAAGAAAATCTCTTCCCGAGTTTTATGAGTTCATCCACCAGAGAGGAGTTGGAGGAAGAAAGACGGTTATTTTATGTCGCATTAACCAGAGCTGAAAAGGAAGTGTTTTTTACCTACGCGGTTTCCCGTTTTCAATGGGGGAAAATTACGAGTGCAGAACCTTCTAGATTTTTAAGTGAAGTTGATGAGCAGTATCTGGAATTCGTTAATCCTGCGACCGAAAGCCGTTTCATGAATAATTCCGGTTTAAAATCGAATATTTTTGATGATGAACCTGCAGAGCCGAGATTCTTTAAAAAGAAAGAACCGAAGAAAACAATTGAAAGAAATGAGCCGCTGCCGGTGCCGCAAAATTTAAAACCTGTTGCGACGGCAAGAATCATCAACCCAAGTGGGAATTCTTCCCAGGATATCGAAGTGGGCGACAGGGTTCGTCACGACCGTTTTGGTGTAGGAGAAGTGATTTTCCTGGATGGAACTGATGCTCAAAATATCAAAGCAAAAGTGAAATTCCAGCATGAAGGCGAAAAAAATCTCATTTTGAAATTCGCGAAGCTGACGAAAATTTAA